Proteins encoded by one window of Ignavibacteriota bacterium:
- a CDS encoding alpha/beta hydrolase encodes MSQNYSYQTTDGFKISITTFGNENLEKGNCVILVHGFKGFKDWGFGPYIADYFAKNKYFVITFNFSHNGIGENPTEFTELDKFANNTYSREISELGQIISIYKNGFFGKTNPFGKLGVIGHSRGGAISIIESSNNENVGALATWATISNFDRYKERQKSDWKKRGFIEILNTRTKQKMRLNLALLNDIENNADLLDLEKALNKFHKPYLIIHGDQDLAVPVEEAEILFNYADKDFTKFEKIKGTGHTFDVKHPFDGSTKAFDLVINKTLEFFNSSFYGN; translated from the coding sequence ATGAGTCAGAACTATTCTTACCAAACGACTGATGGATTTAAAATCTCAATAACAACTTTTGGCAATGAAAATTTGGAAAAAGGTAATTGCGTTATTTTAGTTCACGGTTTTAAAGGATTTAAAGATTGGGGTTTTGGTCCGTACATTGCGGATTATTTTGCAAAGAATAAATATTTTGTAATCACGTTTAATTTTTCTCATAATGGTATTGGTGAAAATCCAACCGAATTTACAGAGTTGGATAAATTTGCGAACAATACATATTCTCGTGAAATTAGTGAATTAGGTCAAATTATCTCAATTTATAAAAATGGATTTTTTGGTAAAACGAATCCTTTTGGTAAACTTGGAGTAATCGGTCACAGCAGAGGCGGAGCCATTTCTATTATTGAAAGCTCGAATAATGAAAATGTTGGCGCTTTGGCTACTTGGGCAACAATTTCAAATTTTGACAGATATAAAGAAAGACAAAAGTCAGATTGGAAAAAAAGGGGATTTATTGAGATTCTAAATACTCGCACAAAGCAAAAAATGAGGTTAAATTTAGCGTTATTAAATGATATCGAAAATAACGCTGATTTACTTGATTTGGAAAAAGCATTAAATAAATTTCATAAACCTTACTTAATAATTCACGGCGATCAGGATTTAGCTGTTCCTGTTGAAGAAGCGGAAATACTTTTTAATTACGCGGATAAAGATTTTACGAAATTTGAAAAAATTAAGGGAACGGGACATACTTTTGACGTTAAACATCCTTTTGATGGAAGTACAAAAGCATTCGATTTAGTTATAAATAAAACATTGGAATTCTTCAATTCATCATTTTACGGAAATTAA